tagatacacagctcagcagacagtatcacacatgataggattagatacacagctcagcagacagtatcacacatgataggattagatacacagctcagcagacagtatcacacatgataggattagatacacagctcagcagacagtatcacacaggataggattagatacacagctcagcagacagtatcacacaggataggattagatacacagctcagcagacagtatcacacaggataggattagatacacagtcagcagccgtatcacacaggataggattagatacacagctcagcagacagtatcacacaggataggattagatacacagctcagcagacagtatcacacaggataggattagatacacagctcagcagacagtatcacacatgataggattagatacacagctcagcagacagtatcacacaggataggattagatacacagctcagcagacagtatcacacaggataggattagatacacagctcagcagacagtatcacacaggataggattagatacacagctcagcaggacagtatcacacaggataggattagatacacagctcagcaggacagtatcacacaggataggattagatacacagctcagcagacagtatcacacaggataggattagatacacagctcagcagacagtatcacacaggactaggattagatacacagctcagcagacagtatcacacaggataggattagatacacagctcagcagacagtatcacacaggataggattagatacacagctcagcagagagtatcacacaggataggattagatacacagcatcagcagacagtatcacacaggataggattagatacacagctcagcagacagtatcacacaggataggattagatacacagctcagcagatcggtatcacacaggataggattagatacacagctcagcagatagtatcacacaggactaggattagatacacagctcagcagacagtacacacaggataggattagatacacagctcagcagacagggtATCAACACatgaaggattagatacacagctcagcagatggtatcacacaggataggattagatacacagctcagcatacgTATCACaccggataggattagatacacagctcagcagatgtaTCACactggataggattagatacacagctcagcagacagtatcacacaggataggattagatacacagctcagcagacagtatcgcacaggataggattagatacacagctcagcagacagtatcgcacaggagtaggattagatacacagctcagcagacagtatcacataggataggattagatacacagctcagcagcagtatcacacaggataggattagatacacagctcagcagacgtatcacacaggacaggattagatacacagctcagcagacagtatcacacaggacaggattagatacacagctcagcagacagtatcacacaggataggattagatacacagctcagcagacagtatcacacaggatatgattagatacacagctcagcagcagtcacaaggtgcttagatacacagcagcagacagtatcacacagggtaggattagatacacagctcagcagacagtatcgcacataggaggattagatacacagctcagcagacagtatcacacagataggatagatacacagctcagcagaccgtatccacaggataggattagatacacagctcagcagacagtatcacacaggataggattagatacccagctcagcagacagtatcgacacaggatagggttagatacacagctcagcagacagtatccacagtagcggattagatacacagctcagcaggacagtatctaCACATgagagattagatacacagctcagcaggacagtatcacacaggataggattagatacacagctcagcagacagtatcacacaggataggattagatacacagctcagcagacagatcacacagggtaggattagatacacagctcagcagacagtatcacacaggtaggatagatacacagctcagcagacagtatcacacaggataggattagatacacagctcagcagacggtatcgaaaggataggattagatacacagctcagcagcagtatcacacaggataggattagatacacagctcagcagacagtatcagacaggataggattagatacacagctcagcaggcagtatcacacaggacaggattagatacacagctcagcagacagtatcacacaggagaggattagatacagcagctcagcagacagtatcacacaggataggattagatacacagctcagaagacagcatcacacaggataggattagatacacagctcagcagacagtattacacaggataggattagatacacagctcagcagacagtatcacacaggataggattagatacacagctcagcagacagcatcacacaggataggattagatacacagctcagcagacagtatcacacaggataggattagatacagcttaGATACAGTTCCGCCCTGGCTGACATGCTCATTCTGTAATTTCAGGTGCGGACATGTCGGGGGCGTCTTCTCCTGCCTCGGTGACGCTGTTCCAGCAGGAGTCTGGGGGCGTCACCTACCGTATCCCGGCTCTGCTCTACATCCCACATCCTTCCATCTTTTTGGCCTTCGCTGAAAAACGTTCTTCTCCTAACGACCAGGACGCCATGTACCTCGTGATGAGGAGAGGAACGGTGGAGCATGGCGGGGTGCAGGTACTGCGCGCCTGGCGTAATCGGGGGATAGTCAGACATGGCAGCATCACTTTTATGTTTTGGTGGTGGGGCGCTTTTAAGATTTAAAGGGGAAATCCACCCAAATGTTTCCTTGTGATGTAAGTCCGCGAGGCTGGTGAGCTCGGATGCAGCAGAACCCCCTGATTTCCAGTGCCGGGTATCCCGCCGTAGTCCCGCCTGCACACAGAAGCTCTGCATTATCTTCAGTCTGCAGTCCTACTTTATTTTCCCGAACCAGAAAGCTCAGGCTGAGCAGAGTTATAGGTCCTACCCAGATAGCAGGGGATTGTGGGAAGACATAGAAGCCATTATAGAAAATAACCCTTTTGTGAACATTTATTTTCCCTCCAGTACTTGCTGACCTTTGTCCTTTCCCTCGTCAGTGGGAAGACATGATCGCGGTAAGACATGCCAAGTTACCGGGCCATCGGACCATGAACCCCTGCCCGCTCTACGATCCCGCCACTAAGACCATCTTCCTCTTCTTCATTTGTGTCAAAACAGCCTGCTCCGAAAGGTGTCAAATCCTAACTGGCCGAAACGCCGCCCGCCTCTGCTACGTCACCAGCCACGACCTCGGCAAATCATGGAGTCTAACCAAAGATGTGACGGAGGAGGTTCTGGGCCGGGACATGAAGAACTGCGCCACCCTGGCTGTGGGCCCAGGTCATGGGGTGTGTTCACTATCGGGCAGGCTGATTGTGCCAGCGTACCTGTATTACATTCACTCCCGCGTCTGCGGTCTGCCCCTTCCATGGAAGACCAAGCCTCATTCTTTCATCTTCTACAGCGATGACCACGGTGAAAGTTGGCACAAGGGCAGCGGGCTGTGGAAGCAAGAGACGGTGGAGTGCGAGGTGGCCCAGGTGGCCTGTAGCAACGGTAGCGACCTGCTGTACTGCAACGCAAGAACCAGTCGGCATTACCGGGTGGAGGCAACAAGCGGCTCCCAGTCCATGGAGTTTGGAGATGCCCACTTCAATAAAAGCCTCTGTGAACCACCTCATGGATGCCAGGGAAGTGTGGTGAGCTACGAGCCCATGGAGGTCCACCAAGAAGAAGATGAGGCTGATGGTAGAGATGAGTCCCAGAAGTCGTGCCTTAAGATAAGAGCCTCATCTTGGCTTCTTTATTCCCATCCGACCAGCAGCCATAGGCGCATGGACTTGGGAATTTACTTGAATAAATCTCCTCTTGTGCCATCCAGCTGGGCTCGGCCATGGGTCATCAATGAAGGTCCCAGCGGGTACTCGGACTTGGCGGTCTGTCAGGATGCTCACACCTTCGCTTGTTTGTTTGAAGGTGGAAAGGACGCTTGTGAGAAGATTACCTTCCGGAGGTTCACGGTTGAGGAGCTCCTGAACAATTCCTCAAAGCCCTAGTCCCATATGGTTCTGTTCACACTGGGGCTATGGGCTCCATCTAGAATCCTGCTGCAGCTGGTGTCGGCAAGAATCAGGCTTGCAGTTTGACTCCATCTGGAATCCAGCTGCAGCAGGTGCCAGACTTGCACTTTCCCTCCATCTGGAATCCAGCTGCAGCAGGTGTCAGACTTGCACTTTCCCTCCATCCAGAATCCAGCTGCAGCAGGTGTCAGACTGGCACTTTCCCTCCATCTGGAATCCAGCTGCAGCAGGTGTCAGACTTGCACTTTCCCTCCATCTGGAATCCAGCTGCAGCAGGTGTCAGACTTGCACTTTCCCTCCATCCAGAATCCAGCTGCAGCAGGTGTCAGACTTGCACTTTCCCTCCATCTGGAATCCAGCTGCAGCAGGTGTCAGACTTGCACTTTCCCTCCATCTGGAATCCAGCTGCAGCAGGTGTCAGACTTGCACTTTCCCTCCATCTAGAATCCAGCTGCAGCAGGTGTCAGACTTGCACTTTCCCTCCATCTGGAATCCAGCTGCAGCAGGTGTCAGACTTGCACTTTCCCTCCATCCAGAATCCAGCTGCAGCAGGTGTCAGACTTGCACTTTCCCTCCATCTGGAATCCAGCTGCAGCAGGTGTCAGACTTGCACTTTCCCTCCATCTGGAATCCAGCTGCAGCAGGTG
This is a stretch of genomic DNA from Bufo gargarizans isolate SCDJY-AF-19 chromosome 3, ASM1485885v1, whole genome shotgun sequence. It encodes these proteins:
- the NEU3 gene encoding sialidase-3 isoform X2, coding for MIAVRHAKLPGHRTMNPCPLYDPATKTIFLFFICVKTACSERCQILTGRNAARLCYVTSHDLGKSWSLTKDVTEEVLGRDMKNCATLAVGPGHGVCSLSGRLIVPAYLYYIHSRVCGLPLPWKTKPHSFIFYSDDHGESWHKGSGLWKQETVECEVAQVACSNGSDLLYCNARTSRHYRVEATSGSQSMEFGDAHFNKSLCEPPHGCQGSVVSYEPMEVHQEEDEADGRDESQKSCLKIRASSWLLYSHPTSSHRRMDLGIYLNKSPLVPSSWARPWVINEGPSGYSDLAVCQDAHTFACLFEGGKDACEKITFRRFTVEELLNNSSKP
- the NEU3 gene encoding sialidase-3 isoform X1; this translates as MSGASSPASVTLFQQESGGVTYRIPALLYIPHPSIFLAFAEKRSSPNDQDAMYLVMRRGTVEHGGVQWEDMIAVRHAKLPGHRTMNPCPLYDPATKTIFLFFICVKTACSERCQILTGRNAARLCYVTSHDLGKSWSLTKDVTEEVLGRDMKNCATLAVGPGHGVCSLSGRLIVPAYLYYIHSRVCGLPLPWKTKPHSFIFYSDDHGESWHKGSGLWKQETVECEVAQVACSNGSDLLYCNARTSRHYRVEATSGSQSMEFGDAHFNKSLCEPPHGCQGSVVSYEPMEVHQEEDEADGRDESQKSCLKIRASSWLLYSHPTSSHRRMDLGIYLNKSPLVPSSWARPWVINEGPSGYSDLAVCQDAHTFACLFEGGKDACEKITFRRFTVEELLNNSSKP